A genomic segment from Stenotrophomonas maltophilia encodes:
- the hemH gene encoding ferrochelatase, with translation MLDAPDTAVLAVNLGTPETPTAPAVRRYLAEFLSDPRVVSIPALLWQPLLRGLILPLRSGRSAAKYAQVWLPDGSPLMVHTRQLAEAMQTLLPTLKVRHAMRYGEPALTRELDRLAAEGARRIVVLPLYPQYSTTTTASVEDRVDAWQRRNPGVTVSLVRDYSIDPGWVDAVAGSIRRYWEQHGRGQTLMFSFHGIPQRLADAGDPYPQRCEASAQAIAKALGLGKDDWQMGYQSRFGRERWLQPYAEPSLWALAESGVKQIDVVCPGFATDCLETLEEVAMGFTETLAERGAKMRYIPCLNAEPEHARALARLAVASLA, from the coding sequence ATGCTCGACGCACCCGATACCGCCGTGCTGGCGGTCAACCTAGGCACGCCCGAGACGCCGACGGCCCCCGCCGTACGCCGTTACCTGGCCGAATTCCTGTCCGATCCCCGCGTGGTCTCGATTCCGGCGCTGTTATGGCAGCCGCTGCTGCGCGGGCTGATCCTGCCGTTGCGCAGCGGCCGTTCGGCGGCCAAGTACGCCCAGGTCTGGCTGCCGGACGGCTCACCGCTGATGGTCCACACCCGGCAGCTGGCGGAGGCGATGCAGACCCTGCTGCCAACCCTGAAGGTTCGCCATGCAATGCGCTATGGCGAACCCGCGCTGACCCGCGAGCTTGACCGCCTCGCCGCCGAAGGTGCACGTCGCATCGTCGTGCTGCCGCTGTACCCGCAGTACTCGACCACCACCACCGCCTCGGTCGAAGACCGTGTCGACGCCTGGCAGCGCCGCAACCCGGGCGTGACCGTCAGCCTGGTGCGTGACTACTCGATCGACCCGGGCTGGGTCGACGCCGTTGCCGGCTCGATCCGGCGCTATTGGGAACAGCACGGCCGCGGCCAGACACTGATGTTCTCCTTCCACGGCATCCCGCAGCGCCTGGCCGATGCCGGCGATCCGTATCCGCAGCGCTGCGAAGCCAGCGCGCAGGCCATCGCCAAGGCGCTGGGCCTGGGCAAGGACGACTGGCAGATGGGTTACCAGTCGCGCTTCGGCCGCGAGCGCTGGCTGCAGCCGTATGCCGAGCCCAGCCTGTGGGCGCTGGCCGAGTCCGGCGTGAAGCAGATCGACGTGGTCTGCCCCGGCTTCGCCACCGATTGCCTGGAGACGCTGGAAGAGGTCGCCATGGGCTTCACCGAAACGCTGGCCGAGCGGGGTGCGAAGATGCGCTACATCCCCTGCCTCAACGCCGAACCGGAGCACGCACGCGCCTTGGCGCGACTGGCCGTGGCCTCGCTGGCATGA
- a CDS encoding alpha/beta fold hydrolase: MSLQPFELEVGGTRVAGLRNHGDGPRVLALHGWLDNAASFVPLAPHLSSLQLVAIDLPGHGHSAHLPAGASYTTAAAICHVLDVADALGWDRFSLLGHSMGAGIASLTASVSDRIERLVAIEALGGLRGPEEETAHRLREHVNATRGLARKQLRVFPDLAAPIRARMMTNQLSEHCARLLVERGVEPVEGGYRWCSDPRLMLPTAIRLSEGQIDNLLQAIACPTQVIYATPAQSYYPEPMRSDRLRHLRDGRLAVFPGNHHLHMEDPARIAEVILHFFSNDNAG; this comes from the coding sequence ATGAGTCTGCAACCCTTTGAACTCGAGGTCGGCGGCACCCGCGTCGCCGGCCTGCGCAACCACGGCGACGGCCCGCGCGTGCTGGCCCTGCATGGCTGGCTCGACAACGCCGCCAGCTTCGTGCCACTGGCCCCGCACCTGTCGTCGCTGCAGCTGGTGGCGATCGATCTCCCCGGCCACGGCCACAGCGCGCATCTGCCGGCCGGTGCCAGCTACACCACGGCGGCCGCGATCTGTCACGTACTCGACGTCGCCGATGCATTGGGCTGGGATCGCTTCAGCCTGCTCGGCCATTCGATGGGTGCCGGCATCGCCAGCCTCACCGCCTCGGTCAGCGACCGGATCGAACGGCTGGTAGCGATCGAAGCACTCGGCGGCCTGCGCGGGCCGGAGGAAGAAACCGCGCATCGCCTGCGCGAACATGTGAACGCCACGCGGGGCCTGGCGCGCAAGCAGCTGCGGGTGTTTCCCGATCTCGCCGCGCCGATCCGCGCGCGGATGATGACCAACCAGCTCAGCGAGCACTGCGCACGGCTGCTGGTCGAGCGCGGCGTGGAACCGGTCGAAGGCGGCTATCGCTGGTGCAGCGATCCGCGCCTGATGCTGCCCACCGCGATCCGCCTCAGCGAAGGCCAGATCGACAACCTGCTGCAGGCCATCGCCTGCCCGACGCAGGTGATCTATGCCACGCCGGCGCAGTCCTACTATCCCGAGCCAATGCGCAGTGATCGCCTGCGGCACCTGCGTGATGGACGGCTGGCAGTGTTTCCCGGCAACCACCACCTGCACATGGAAGACCCGGCACGCATCGCCGAAGTGATCCTGCACTTCTTCAGCAACGACAACGCCGGCTGA